One Patescibacteria group bacterium genomic region harbors:
- a CDS encoding ABC transporter substrate-binding protein produces the protein MAYFLNTIKNFWHKWHNPEYQRLRQQNDLDLKLVTQLSKKRMPSLKQLKYLPSFLHNYEKNILRLLLIIILICVVFLAIRAYLVHTQITPLPGGEYREGLIGNPQYINPVLAPLNSVDQDLSTLIYSGLLKYDQNSTQPYKLVNDLAREYTIDEPNKTITFKIRDNVYWHDGQRLTANDVIFTFELLKTKEYQSPYLSQFKDIQIEKIDDFSLKIVLPEIFSPFLNYLTVGILPQHIWQTIPLNQFTLAQYNLKPIGSGPFQFENLVKDKFGFIKTYTLKKNNNYYDQPAYFDKLNFKFYYSNEDALSALESKQIDGFLVRQIYQDLIDKKWINHQSLYLPQYTAIFFNNQKITNKTLRQALAYAINKEEILTQLNSPAYLINSPLTFNLINIENAPEKYDFNPEIAKQLLEADGWQLQDGVYQQDDKKLRVALSVADTPIDQKIAQIVQREWQALGIETAIQTYPVSQLKEEIINQRDYQILLFSIVTNLDPDPYPVWHSSQAGSGINLSVFKNDQVDKILEKARHVFDTTIRNQDYQQFQELLIEQTPAIFLYNQSYTYLINQRILGITEIKAPDFSTRFNIINRWFIEGKKQF, from the coding sequence CTTAAAATTAGTCACCCAACTTTCAAAAAAAAGAATGCCATCTCTTAAGCAATTAAAATATTTGCCCAGTTTTTTACATAACTATGAAAAAAATATCCTACGACTTCTACTCATTATTATTCTAATTTGTGTAGTTTTCTTGGCTATTAGAGCTTATCTTGTTCACACCCAAATTACACCTCTTCCCGGTGGCGAATATCGTGAAGGTTTAATTGGCAATCCGCAATACATTAATCCTGTTTTAGCACCATTAAACTCAGTTGACCAAGACCTCAGCACTTTAATTTATTCAGGCTTGTTAAAATACGATCAAAATTCAACCCAACCTTATAAATTGGTTAATGATTTGGCTAGAGAATATACAATTGACGAACCTAATAAAACTATAACTTTTAAAATTCGGGATAATGTTTATTGGCATGATGGCCAACGCTTAACAGCTAATGATGTTATTTTTACTTTTGAATTATTAAAAACTAAAGAATATCAAAGCCCATATTTATCGCAATTTAAAGATATTCAAATTGAAAAAATTGATGATTTTAGTTTAAAAATTGTTTTACCAGAAATTTTCTCGCCATTTTTAAATTATTTAACCGTCGGCATTTTACCTCAACACATTTGGCAGACTATCCCCTTAAATCAATTTACTCTAGCTCAATATAATTTAAAACCAATTGGGAGCGGTCCTTTCCAATTTGAAAATTTAGTTAAAGATAAATTTGGTTTTATTAAAACTTATACTCTGAAAAAAAACAACAACTATTACGATCAGCCAGCCTATTTTGATAAATTAAATTTTAAATTTTATTATTCAAATGAAGATGCTCTCTCGGCCTTGGAAAGTAAACAAATTGATGGCTTTCTAGTTCGCCAAATTTATCAGGATTTAATTGATAAAAAATGGATCAATCATCAATCGCTCTACCTCCCTCAATACACAGCTATTTTCTTTAATAATCAAAAAATTACCAATAAAACTTTGCGACAAGCCTTAGCTTATGCGATTAACAAAGAAGAAATTTTAACTCAATTAAACTCGCCGGCATATTTAATTAATTCTCCACTAACTTTTAATTTGATTAACATTGAAAATGCACCAGAAAAATACGATTTTAATCCTGAAATAGCCAAACAACTTTTAGAAGCTGACGGCTGGCAATTACAGGATGGCGTTTACCAACAAGATGATAAAAAACTACGTGTAGCTTTAAGTGTAGCCGACACTCCCATCGATCAAAAAATCGCCCAAATCGTTCAGCGGGAATGGCAAGCTCTTGGCATAGAAACTGCTATTCAAACCTATCCAGTTTCTCAGCTCAAAGAAGAAATTATCAATCAACGCGATTATCAAATTTTACTTTTTTCAATTGTAACCAATCTCGACCCTGATCCCTATCCCGTTTGGCATTCAAGTCAGGCCGGCAGTGGAATTAATTTATCTGTTTTTAAAAATGACCAAGTCGATAAAATTTTAGAAAAAGCCCGACATGTTTTTGATACTACTATTCGCAATCAAGATTACCAACAGTTTCAAGAGCTATTAATCGAACAAACACCAGCTATATTTCTTTACAATCAATCTTACACTTATTTAATTAATCAACGTATTTTAGGCATAACTGAAATTAAAGCGCCAGACTTTTCAACGCGTTTTAATATTATTAATCGGTGGTTTATTGAAGGTAAAAAACAATTTTAA